In Vulpes lagopus strain Blue_001 chromosome 1, ASM1834538v1, whole genome shotgun sequence, a genomic segment contains:
- the RGS16 gene encoding regulator of G-protein signaling 16 isoform X2 yields the protein MCRTLAAFPTTCLERAKEFKTRLGIFLHKSELGSDTGNVGKFEWSSKHSRDGNFSEDVLGWKESFDSLLSSKNGVAAFHAFLKTEFSEENLEFWLACEEFKKLRSAAKLASRAHKIFEEFIRSEAPKEVNIDHETRELTEKNLQAATATCFDVAQGKIRTLMEKDSYPRFLKSPAYRDLAAQASAASASQSGCSPAEPLHT from the exons AGCCAAAGAGTTCAAGACACGACTGGGGATCTTTCTTCACAAATCAGAGCTGGGCTCAGATACTGGGAATGTTGGCAAGTTCGAGTGGAGCAGCAAACACAGCAGAGATGG aaacttctCAGAAGATGTGCTGGGGTGGAAAGAGTCCTTTGACTCGCTACTGAGCAGTAAAA ATGGAGTGGCTGCCTTCCACGCTTTCCTGAAGACAGAGTTCAGTGAGGAAAACTTGGAGTTCTGGCTGGCCTGTGAAGAGTTTAAGAAGCTCCGATCTGCTGCCAAGCTGGCCTCCCGGGCTCACAAGATCTTTGAGGAATTCATCCGCAGTGAAGCCCCTAAAGAG GTGAACATAGACCACGAGACCAGGGAGCTGACCGAGAAGAACCTGCAGGCTGCCACGGCCACGTGCTTTGACGTGGCTCAGGGGAAGATCCGCACCCTGATGGAGAAGGACTCCTACCCGCGCTTCCTGAAGTCACCTGCCTACCGTGACCTGGCTGCCCAAGCGTCGGCCGCCTCTGCTTCCCAGTCCGGCTGCAGCCCAGCGGAGCCCTTACACACTTGA
- the RGS16 gene encoding regulator of G-protein signaling 16 isoform X1, producing MCRTLAAFPTTCLERAKEFKTRLGIFLHKSELGSDTGNVGKFEWSSKHSRDGRNFSEDVLGWKESFDSLLSSKNGVAAFHAFLKTEFSEENLEFWLACEEFKKLRSAAKLASRAHKIFEEFIRSEAPKEVNIDHETRELTEKNLQAATATCFDVAQGKIRTLMEKDSYPRFLKSPAYRDLAAQASAASASQSGCSPAEPLHT from the exons AGCCAAAGAGTTCAAGACACGACTGGGGATCTTTCTTCACAAATCAGAGCTGGGCTCAGATACTGGGAATGTTGGCAAGTTCGAGTGGAGCAGCAAACACAGCAGAGATGG cagaaacttctCAGAAGATGTGCTGGGGTGGAAAGAGTCCTTTGACTCGCTACTGAGCAGTAAAA ATGGAGTGGCTGCCTTCCACGCTTTCCTGAAGACAGAGTTCAGTGAGGAAAACTTGGAGTTCTGGCTGGCCTGTGAAGAGTTTAAGAAGCTCCGATCTGCTGCCAAGCTGGCCTCCCGGGCTCACAAGATCTTTGAGGAATTCATCCGCAGTGAAGCCCCTAAAGAG GTGAACATAGACCACGAGACCAGGGAGCTGACCGAGAAGAACCTGCAGGCTGCCACGGCCACGTGCTTTGACGTGGCTCAGGGGAAGATCCGCACCCTGATGGAGAAGGACTCCTACCCGCGCTTCCTGAAGTCACCTGCCTACCGTGACCTGGCTGCCCAAGCGTCGGCCGCCTCTGCTTCCCAGTCCGGCTGCAGCCCAGCGGAGCCCTTACACACTTGA